In Carassius auratus strain Wakin unplaced genomic scaffold, ASM336829v1 scaf_tig00039712, whole genome shotgun sequence, one DNA window encodes the following:
- the LOC113084129 gene encoding E3 ubiquitin-protein ligase TRIM39-like, giving the protein MAESSLTARKTRRQSFDRNLPSMSSSMSSLSEEIQCSVCLDVFTDPVSTPCGHNFCKICLNKCWDNSQTCSCPNCKETFKQRPDLKINTTLRELVDHYKKKSPEKTTEVLCDICEERKLKALKSCLVCQSSYCETHLEPHLRVTRLKKHKLMDPVSNLEDYICQKHERPLDLFCRDDQTCVCSICTVKDHKNHNTVPIEEGSQEKKNDLMKRQKNMQLMIQNGIKKIQDIKHSAEVRKINKEKEKAVRVELFTDLICSIDIHQTELLEKMEEQQKAAEKQEQELIGELEQEITELKMRNTELEQLLHTEDHIHLLQIHSSLCSPINIRNWPEISMKTHESLETLRRELTQLKDTIDEKLTLTELKWMQLYAVDVALDPDTASPYLILTVDGKQVRCGDIRQKLQDKPERFDKCLYVLGKDGFSSGRFYFEVQVKGKTDWTLGMARESINRKGEITVSPSDGYWTVRLKNGDKYKAGADPSVALSLRVKPQRVGVFVDYEEGLVSFYDVESSSHIYSFTAQSFTEKLYPLFCPSLTYGGKNSSPLIITPVRYNK; this is encoded by the exons ATGGCAGAATCTTCACTAACAGCAAGAAAAACCAGGAGACAGAGTTTTGACCGTAATCTTCCAT CAATGTCATCCTCCATGAGTTCACTGTCTGAGGAGATTCAGTGCTCTGTAtgtctggatgtgttcactgatccagtctcgactccatgtggacacaacttctgcaagatctgtctgaataagtgctgggacaacagccagacctgcagctgtccaaactgtaaagaaacattcaagcaaagacctgatctcaagattAATACCACACTCCGAGAGCTCGTAGATCACTATAAGAAGAAAAGTCCTGAGAAAACAACTGAAGTTCTGTGTGACATCTGTGAGGAAAGAAAGCTAAAAGCGCTGAAGTCGTGTCTGGTATGTCAGAGCTCTTACTGTGAAACTCACCTGGAGCCTCATTTGAGAGTGACACGtttgaagaaacacaaactgatggatcctgtgagtaatctggaggactatatatgtcagaaacatgagagacctctggatctgttttgtagagatgatcagacatgtgtgtgttcaATCTGCACTGTGAAAGACCACAAGAACCACAACACTGTTCCTATAGAAGAGGGGAGTCAAGAGAAGAAG AATGATCTGATGAAGAGACAGAAAAACATGCAGCTGATGATCCAGAACGGAATCAAGAAGATTCAAGACATCAAACACTCAGCAGAAgtcagaaaa ATAAACAAAGAAAAGGAGAAAGCAGTCCGTGTGGAGCTCTTCACTGACCTCATATGCTCCATTGATATACATCAGACTGAACTGCTGGAGAAGATGGAggagcagcagaaagcagcagagaaacaggagcaagagctgattggagagctggagcaggagatcactgagctaaagatgagaaacactgagctggagcagctcttACACACTGAAGATCACATCCATCTCCTACAG aTTCACTCATCCCTGTGCAGCCCTATAAACATTAGGAACTGGCCTGAGATCAGTATGAAGACTCATGAGAGTCTGGAGACTCTGAGGAGAGAGCTGACTCAACTGAAGGACACTATAGATGAGAAACTCACACTAACTG AGCTGAAGTGGATGCAGCTGTATGCAG tggaTGTGGCTCTGGATCCTGATACAGCTAGTCCATATCTCATTCTGACTGTTGATGGAAAACAAGTGAGATGTGGAGACATTAGACAGAAACTCCAAGACAAACCAGAGAGATTTGATAAATGTCTCTATGTCCTGGGAAAGGATGGATTCTCCTCAGGGAGGttttattttgaggtgcaggtgaaggGAAAGACTGACTGGACTTTAGGAATGGCCAGAGAATCCATTAACAGGAAGGGAGAGATCACAGTGAGTCCCAGTGATGGATACTGGACTGTGCGGCTGAAGAATGGAGATAAATATAAAGCCGGTGCTGATCCTTCTGTCGCTCTGTCTCTGAGAGTGAAGCCGCAGCGGgtcggtgtgtttgtggattatgaggagGGTCTGGTCTCCTTTTATGATGTGGAGTCCAGCTCTCATATCTACTCTTTCACTGCTCAGTCTTTCACTGAAAAACTCTATCCATTATTTTGCCCATCCTTAACCTATGGAGGTAAAAACTCAAGcccactgatcatcacacctgtccgttataataaatga